From a region of the Salmo trutta chromosome 10, fSalTru1.1, whole genome shotgun sequence genome:
- the LOC115201731 gene encoding choline O-acetyltransferase-like: MPILEREPPKGRRESYDLPKVPVPPLKQTLDMYLTSIKHLVKEEQYRKTKSIVEKFGEPGGTGELLQKKLLEKSDNTHNWVYDYWLDDMYLNQRLALPVNSNPAMVFPKQDFRDHKDSLRFAAHLITGVLEYKERIDTRELPVDFSRGQLAGTPLCMKQYYRLFNTYRLPGLKRDTLIIHETGSTEQEHIIVACKNQFFVLDLVVKEKKLKEMDILTQLEKIVKMAENSEERQPPFGLLTSDGRTEWAQARDVLIKDSVNRESLAVIQKCLCVVCLDDPSGMEVGDTSRALLMLHGGGHEKMGANRWYDKPMQFVVGEDGVCGTVCEHSPFEGIVLVACTEYLMKFMTGSPSKMGRATSVSELPTPRRLLWKTTPHIQGLLKASAERLQRLVRDLDMDVHKFEVYGKEFIKKQKMSPDAYIQVALQLAFYRCNGRLVSTYESASIRRFHEGRVDNIRSATPEALAFVKAMTDQKTSNSDSEKMKRLWDAINAQTNSTIAAITGMGIDNHLLGLREISQEIHMEVPEIFTDETYVASNQFILSTSQVPTTVEMFCCYGPVVPNGYGCCYNPQADHLLFSMTSFHGSTETSSAVFIKALDEGLVEMRDLCRKRNKPQSNTAAASKAVEKSQGAGSKPLSTPQKTGK, translated from the exons ATGCCTATCCTGGAGAGAGAGCCGCCGAAAGGCCGCAGGGAAAGCTAT GACCTGCCCAAGGTGCCTGTTCCACCCCTGAAGCAGACCCTGGACATGTACCTGACCAGTATTAAACACCTGGTGAAGGAGGAACAGTACCGGAAGACGAAATCCATCGTGGAGAAGTTTGGAGAACCAGGTGGCACTGGAGAGCTGCTGCAGAAGAAGCTACTGGAGAAGAGcgacaacacacacaactgg gtGTATGACTACTGGCTTGACGATATGTATTTGAATCAGAGATTGGCCCTACCAGTCAACTCCAATCCTGCCATGGTCTTCCCAAAACAAGACTTTAGAGATCACAAAGACTCACTCAG ATTCGCTGCTCACCTCATCACAGGAGTTCTGGAGTATAAGGAACGAATTGACAC GCGGGAGTTGCCAGTGGACTTTTCTCGGGGCCAGCTGGCAGGGACCCCTCTGTGTATGAAGCAATACTACCGTCTCTTCAACACATACCGTCTGCCCGGCCTCAAGAGGGACACCCTCATCATCCACGAGACTGGGTCTACCGAGCAGGAGCACATCATCGTTGCATGCAAGAACCAG TTCTTTGTGTTGGATCTAGTGGTAAAGGAGAAAAAACTGAAAGAAATGGACATCTTAACCCAGCTGGAGAAGATAGTGAAGATGGCGGAGAACTCAGAGGAGAGACAGCCTCCGTTTGGTCTGCTGACGTCTGATGGAAGAACAGAATGGGCCCAGGCTAGAGACGTTCTCATTAAAG aTTCAGTTAACAGAGAGTCGTTGGCTGTGATCCagaagtgtctgtgtgtggtgtgtctagACGACCCCAGTGGGATGGAGGTTGGGGACACCAGTCGAGCACTGCTGATGCTCCATGGAGGAGGCCATGAGAAGATGGGAGCGAACCGCTGGTATGACAAGCCAATGCAG TTTGTTGTAGGGGAGGATGGAGTCTGCGGAACGGTGTGCGAGCACTCACCCTTCGAAGGAATAGTTCTGGTGGCGTGTACTGAATACTTGATGAAATTCAT GACAGGAAGTCCCTCCAAGATGGGGAGGGCCACCAGCGTGTCGGAGCTTCCTACTCCTCGCAGACTGCTCTGGAAGACCACGCCCCACATCCAGGGCCTCCTGAAGGCCTCTGCTGAGAGACTGCAGag GTTGGTTAGAGATCTTGACATGGATGTACACAAGTTTGAGGTCTATGGAAAAGAATTCATCAAGAAACAGAAGATGAGTCCAGATGCGTACATACAAGTGGCTCTACAACTGGCATTTTACAG ATGCAATGGACGGCTGGTGTCCACTTATGAGAGTGCTTCTATCCGTCGTTTCCACGAGGGCCGGGTGGACAACATCCGCTCTGCGACCCCCGAGGCTCTGGCCTTCGTGAAGGCCATGACGGACCAGAAGACATCTAACTCT GACTCAGAAAAGATGAAACGATTGTGGGATGCGATTAATGCCCAGACAAATTCCACAATTGCA GCTATTACAGGGATGGGAATAGACAATCACCTTCTAGGACTCAGAGAGATCTCACAGGAGATCCATATGGAGGTGCCAGAGATCTTTACAGATGAAACCTATGTGGCCAGTAACCAGTTCATTCTCTCCACCAGTCAG GTCCCCACCACAGTGGAAATGTTCTGTTGTTATGGCCCGGTTGTCCCTAACGGTTACGGGTGCTGTTACAACCCGCAGGCAGATCACCTCCTCTTCAGCATGACCAGCTTCCACGGCAGCACCGAGACAAGCTCGGCCGTTTTTATCAAGGCTTTGGACGAGGGCCTCGTAGAGATGAGGGATCTGTGCAGGAAGAGAAATAAGCCTCAGAGCAACACTGCTGCTGCCTCGAAGGCGGTTGAGAAAAGCCAAGGAGCTGGCAGCAAGCCTCTGAGCACACCTCAGAAAACAGGGAAATAA
- the LOC115201732 gene encoding probable vesicular acetylcholine transporter-A yields the protein MDTGESSGLAKSAAVKLSEMGEKTKQFGNKMKAPDHQRRIILVIVCVALLLDNMLYMVIVPIIPDYLADLELEQAEHVHLVIHQNYSINTTMSSAQAKNNRDNLDVQIGVLFASKAILQLLVNPLSGTFIDRVGYDIPLLIGLTVMFFSTCIFAFAENYATLFFARSLQGLGSAFADTSGIAMIADKYTEESERSKALGIALAFISFGSLVAPPFGGILYEFAGKRVPFIVLAVVCLIDGILLLTVIKPFSNRTRDNMPVGTPIYKLMIDPYIAVVAGALTVCNIPLAFLEPTIANWMESTMHSSKWEMGLCWLPAFFPHVLGVYMTVKLAAKYPNLQWFYGALGMVIIGASSCTIPACKTFGQLIAPLCGICFGIALVDTALLPTLAFLVDVRHVSVYGSVYALADISYSVAYAMGPIVAGNIVHNYGFVQLNLGMGLVNVLYAPALLLLRNVCQMKPSYSERENLLVNDDEPEGLYDTMKMEERRGKKKGYSSAGDCLPVVVDENGGFDPFRAQTHATVDESSGPQYS from the coding sequence ATGGATACAGGGGAGTCCTCCGGGCTGGCTAAATCAGCCGCTGTAAAACTGTCCGAGATGGGAGAAAAAACCAAACAGTTTGGCAACAAAATGAAAGCCCCCGATCACCAAAGACGGATTATTTTAGTGATCGTCTGCGTGGCTCTTCTTCTAGACAATATGCTCTATATGGTTATAGTTCCGATTATTCCCGATTACCTTGCCGATTTAGAGCTTGAACAAGCAGAACACGTCCACCTAGTTATACATCAGAATTATTCAATCAACACCACAATGAGCTCAGCCCAAGCTAAAAACAACAGGGACAATTTAGACGTACAAATAGGAGTACTTTTTGCATCGAAGGCTATCCTGCAGCTTTTGGTGAACCCGTTGTCAGGAACTTTCATAGATCGTGTTGGATACGACATCCCCCTCCTAATCGGACTAACAGTCATGTTCTTCTCTACGTGCATATTTGCTTTTGCTGAGAACTACGCGACGCTGTTTTTCGCCCGTAGTTTACAAGGTCTGGGCTCAGCATTCGCGGACACCTCAGGAATTGCCATGATAGCAGATAAATACACCGAAGAATCGGAGAGAAGTAAAGCTCTTGGTATCGCCTTGGCGTTCATCTCTTTTGGGAGCCTGGTAGCGCCACCCTTTGGGGGTATCCTGTACGAGTTCGCAGGTAAAAGAGTACCGTTTATCGTTCTCGCCGTGGTTTGCCTTATAGACGGGATTCTGCTCTTGACAGTAATCAAGCCGTTCTCGAACAGGACTAGAGACAATATGCCCGTGGGCACCCCCATCTACAAACTCATGATTGACCCTTACATAGCTGTTGTGGCAGGTGCTCTGACAGTCTGTAACATCCCTCTGGCCTTTCTGGAGCCTACCATAGCCAACTGGATGGAGAGCACCATGCATTCATCTAAATGGGAAATGGGATTATGTTGGCTGCCTGCTTTCTTCCCACATGTTCTGGGTGTCTACATGACCGTGAAACTGGCTGCTAAGTACCCCAACCTGCAGTGGTTCTATGGAGCCTTGGGCATGGTCATTATCGGTGCCAGCTCGTGCACTATTCCAGCATGCAAAACATTCGGCCAGTTAATCGCCCCGTTGTGCGGCATCTGTTTCGGCATCGCTCTCGTTGACACCGCCCTGTTGCCAACTCTTGCCTTTCTGGTCGACGTGCGTCACGTGTCCGTGTACGGCAGCGTCTACGCTTTAGCTGATATCTCCTATTCTGTCGCGTATGCCATGGGTCCTATCGTGGCGGGGAATATAGTGCACAACTATGGGTTTGTCCAACTCAATCTGGGCATGGGCCTCGTCAATGTCCTGTACGCACCGGCCCTGCTGCTGCTCCGCAACGTGTGCCAAATGAAACCATCCTACTCTGAGAGAGAGAACCTGTTAGTGAACGATGATGAACCTGAGGGTCTGTATGATACCATGAaaatggaagagaggagaggcaaGAAGAAAGGTTATAGTTCAGCAGGGGACTGCTTGCCTGTTGTGGTGGATGAGAATGGAGGGTTCGACCCGTTTAGAGCACAAACACACGCCACTGTAGATGAATCCTCTGGTCCACAGTACAGTTAG